The genomic segment TTTAATCAATTTGCCAAGACACGCCCTGATCGATGATTTCGACAATCATATCTTGATAATCCCGCCCGCACTCAATCTGGAACGATCTGAGGTTGGCGCATGTGACTGACAAGTCTGACGAATGAGCCGATCTGTGCGTCCATCCCCAAACCATCCCCAAATGATGTTGGAATGAAATATTAAAGTCTTTCGAATTGATATGTGCGCAATAATAGCTTTGAAGAAATCAAGATTCACAACCTCGAAAATAGGAGCTCTCGGAAGCCGGACACCGAATGCGCAAATTACACCGAATCCTCAAACATTGATTTACAAGTTCAGGTGACTATGGGGCATTCTAGCCAGTAATTCCTCAACGGTCAAGCGTCAATTCAGCCCAGAACCGTTTCGCGAGCCAACGTTGAAGCGCACTGGGTCCAGCGGTTTGTCACCAGCGTAGAAACCAGTTCAACGTTGAGCGTTTGGTGGGGATTCTGAATGGGAAGTTGGTATCGCCACTTAGTGCAGTGCGGCTCGTTGCGCTAAACCCTCTTAAGGTATAATTGCACAGATGTAGTCAATCAAACAAGGAAAGCTTCCGTAGCTCAGTTGGTTAGAGCTTCGTACTAATAAACGTTAGTGATGCGGAGGCCGCAGGTTCAAGCCCTGCCGGGAGCAAAATCGTTCCACGATGCTTTCCAtcgttctttttttttttttttttgccttttcAAATCTCCGTTTTGCATCTGCTCAGTTCATCCTGGAATGTTAACAGgttgcctttttttttaccgttgccttttcttcatcttcaatgttgtcttcACGATGCAGTGATCAGTCTGCGAGGGCGCTGTTCATCGCCACGACTCAATTCTGCGTTCAACTCCGACGAATGCTAATAGATGCCGGCGACATACCATATTTCGCAAGTTTAACCAAATGAATTAATTTGCTCCTTCATTCACCACATCACTGAGGCCTCCACACACTAATCATGTCCGTACCCTTCCCAGCAGGATACGATCTCGCCGGCTTATAATACAAAACCCGCTTAAACGGACCATTCtctcctccagtctcctccCCCGTCTCCCGGATcatcccatcttcacccGCAGCAAGAATATTCCAATGAACCCCGTTGAGACCCCAGGGCGGACCAACCGCCGTAAGATCCTTATACATGGGAAACTCGAGGCACACCAAGATGCCCGTTGGCGCAACAAGTTCCCGCATGCGTCGACCCCAGTCCTTTCGCATCTCAGGTAAGAGCGCACAGAGGAACTAAACCACATCAACGAACACTTCCTCGTGAAAGAATGATGAGAAACATACCGTATAGTCGTAAATCAAGTCGAAACCTTCAAAACCCTCTTGGGGCAGCGTCTGCTCCCAGTCGCGGACGAAGAAATCACCTGCGATGATGGTGACTGTACCGGGCTGCGCATCAGGGAGATGACTGCTGCCAAAGTTGTATTCTTGCGGTTCGGCTAGTTCCCTTGCTGCGTAGTCACGGGCTTCCTGGGCACCTGTTGCAGAGACTTCAAGGCCCCAGACGTCGAAGCCGTGCAATGCCAGCATGGCGACATCGTAGCCTTTGCCACAGCCCTGCGCATCACGGCATGTCAGTACCATCATGTGCGGCAAGGTGGGATGAGCTCATTATGGCATCTTACAGGTATGAGCGCACGGGGGCGTCGTCCCGCAGGAACATACAGGAGATCTGACTTGGTCTCCGCAAAGTCTATGAGTGCAGGGTTTGGATAGCCGCGATCCCAGAGATCGCTTTGATTGGACTCCCATAGATCGTGCCATCCACCACTTTGCTGGGCGCGGGATCTAATGTATCTGCGGTTGTGGCAGCCGTGGCTAGAGTTAAAGATGAAGTGTCTTACCTTTCGGTGAAGTGGGCGATAAGACGGCCGGGCGGTTCCGGGGCAGAGTTGGCCATGATTTTTGCTGGAGTTTTAATATTTGaaacgtcaactggtgatgatggtgattCTGTCTGGTGATGCAATACGTGGAAGGGTATTTATGGAGTGTTCTGCCTTGAGTTGCAAGTGTTGACGAGGGTGTATGGGGTGTACTGTGAGACTCTGTATGTCTCTAAGACTAGTTATTTGGTCGGGTTAGATTCATGCAGGCTGCTTGTGTGAGAAAAGAGGCTGCGATGATGCCGTCTTGGGCAATCGGATGTTGAGATGTTTGGTCCAGTGGCGCCACACTAAGTCCggtctggtggaattggGCAACTCAGACCCTCTTTGCCTTTTACcggtctcaactggtctggttcaagcTAGGAAACATTGGAACTAGAAGCTAGATGGAACAACTACCTAgacctacctaggtatgtaaCGGTACAAGGCGGGTCTTGATATCGAATGAGTCAATATTTCAACGTCGACGCTTCAACGTCCCAACACCACAAgttgttcaaatacttaCAAATATGGCACCTTTCTGCACGTGCATAGTAAGATCGAACATTTcagtgtctggttcaaattTCTTTACGTATGCAGCGCACAACCCGGTACCGGTATAGCCTCCCGTTGTTTAGATGAAGACCAATACACATCAACGTGAATCATCAGATCAGGCGGCGAGGTCTGCATTTTGGTTGCGTGGTCCAACCCGTAGTTGGATTTCAATATCAACCGCAAGACATCTagaatggtctggtcctaGCCAAGAAATTTCCTCAGTTGGCTTATTGGAAGTCAAGTCACAGGGTGATGATGCGACCCTCCAGGCTCATAGGATATAGCTGTCACCAACAGACGTCAAGTCAAGAGGCGCCACATTAACATACAGACGAAAGAGCCAAGAAATTCGGCCTTGTATCTTGCGACATCTTGTCTCCACGGCATCAAAACCTAGCATCAATCATTTCAGTGCCGCCAATGCTCGAGCCGGCAACGTCGCCACAAACAAAGTTCCGGCGCCGGTGAGGAAACTCAGCGGCAGAGCTTCAACGTGACTCGTTATCCATTCATTTCCAACCCACAGCCGTCACTTGATGGTCATGTCCAGCTTACCAGCTGTTTCTAATAGAGTGAGGAATGTATCCCGCGCCCAAGAAGCTCCCCCATTTGGCCACTTTCACTGCTCCCCAGGAAGACGGACCGATC from the Pochonia chlamydosporia 170 chromosome 6, whole genome shotgun sequence genome contains:
- a CDS encoding thiopurine S-methyltransferase family protein (similar to Metarhizium robertsii ARSEF 23 XP_007821366.1), with the translated sequence MANSAPEPPGRLIAHFTERYIRSRAQQSGGWHDLWESNQSDLWDRGYPNPALIDFAETKSDLLYVPAGRRPRALIPGCGKGYDVAMLALHGFDVWGLEVSATGAQEARDYAARELAEPQEYNFGSSHLPDAQPGTVTIIAGDFFVRDWEQTLPQEGFEGFDLIYDYTFLCALLPEMRKDWGRRMRELVAPTGILVCLEFPMYKDLTAVGPPWGLNGVHWNILAAGEDGMIRETGEETGGENGPFKRVLYYKPARSYPAGKGTDMISVWRPQ